TGTCAGCGGCTTTGGAATCATCACTTTCTTTTTTATCCGAGATCTTTCCATTTTTTTCCACGGAAGTGACTTCCTTGGAAAATTTCATGAGTTCGTTATATGCATCCACCCATTCTTTGATGAGAGCTGAACCTTTTGCATGATCCACATGGATCTTTAAAGACACAGGTTTTTCTGTGACCTTATGAACATTAAAAGAAATCCCTTCCAATACATCGGCAATGGCGTCGTTTGTTTCCCGAGTGATTTCCACACCATCAATTTTGATTTTAAGATCTTTCCCTTCTTGTAAAACTTTGAGTGGTTCTGCAGTCCCTGGAGGAGGAGGAGTCACAAGGGTGACTGATTTGATTAAAACAGGTGTAGTGGCAGCATTTGACAAGATAATCGTTGTTAGATTTTTATCTGAGGCATAATCACCGGCGGGGAAAATATATTTAGATTCTGTTTTAGTTATAGGGAGGAACTTATTACGGACACTTCCTTCCTTCTCAAAACCAATCCCAAGTTCCATCACAGCGGGAGCTTCCCCAACCACTTCGATTTCCACAAACGCTCTTTCTTTGATTTCCGTCACGGCAATCGGTATGGAAAACGAAGTATCCGCTTTGATCGAAATTCCTTCTTCAGTTTGGACCAGTTTCTCCGTTTCTGTTTCTGATTTTTTAAACTTAGTTGGTTCCCATACTTTGGATTTTAGAATATCTAAAGATAATAATTGATTCGTATTTTCAAGACCTGCTTTGTTTTCTCCCACAAGGCCTGCCAGTTTCAAAATTCCATTCGGGTCAGAAAACTGGAGTTCATTTTTTTTACCGGTCTTTACCGATGTGACAGTGAGAATGGAGGAGTCTTTATCAATTTTGATGATAGATGTTTCAGCAAGACCACCTGCCATATTTTTGATCGCATTTGTGAGTTCTGGAAGTCCCCCACCGGGAAAGGTAACCGTTTCTTTGGACTTTCCTGAATAAATAGTAAAGTTACCTTCTGGCAAACGAATGTCTGTATCGATCGCAACACCAGATAACTGGTGTTTGCTTGCCATTTCTGTAATCTCTAGTGCTCGGTTTCCCGACTTGGCGGCACGAGACGCTTCTCCTGTGATCACTCCTTCTTCCGAAGAAGAGACGGATTTGGTCGCAAAAGGTGCAGTAAAGGAAACGAGCGCGCGGGTTTTGGTTTGAAGGTTTGTGGTCAAGTTTTTGACTTCACCCCAAATTTGCATTTGTGCTTTGGAATACTCGTTTTCGGTTTCCCATCGTTTGATGGGTCGACGTTCCAATTCGACCAGTTTTTTAACGATATCGTTTGTATTTTGACCGGTCATCAAACCCGGCATGGTATATGCTGGCATATCGTCTCAAATTCCTCTGAATCTAATGTCGTCGAATTCTACAAAAGGATTAGGAATTTACAGAATTTTTTCCTTCCCAAATCCTAGAATTATGACTGCTAGCCCTACAGAAAAAATAGAACTGGGGAACCAAAATATCTTCTTCGACCGCGAACTTTCCTGGGTCGACTTCAACCACCGTGTCCTAGAAGAATCCTTCGATAAAGAAAATCCACTCCTAGAACGCCTTAAATTTCTTTGTATCACAGAATCCAATTTAGACGAGTTTTTTATGGTCCGTGTGGCCGGACTTGTGAACCTAAAGAATGCAGGAATCGAAGAACGAAGCCTCAATGGAAAAAGGACTTCAGAAACTGTCGCAGAACTATATACCAAAGTCGGACAATTTGTCAAAAGACAATATGAATCCTTAGATGATATCCTCATTGAACTAAAAGAAAACAAAATCGTAGTGGTGCAAGACCCAAGTGAACTTGCTGGCGACGATATCCAATTTGTAAAAAACTATTACAAACGAGAAGTTTCGTCTATCCTTACTCCACTGGCAATTGATCCGTCCCATCCTTTCCCACACATTCTCAACAGAACCTTAAATCTAGGAATCACCTTGTATTCCGATGATGATAAAAACAAAGCCAAAGAACTTTTTGCCATCGTTCAGGTGCCAAGTGTTCTTCCTCGTTTTTTACAATTACCACCAAATAAAGAAACCGATGTCAGAAGGTATTTTCCACTAGAAGAGATCATCAAACTCCATTTAGGTGACCTTTTCTATGGAATGAATGTAAAACAAATTCATACATTCAAAATCGTTCGTGATGCGGATATCTCCATCAACGAAGAACAAAACATTGGTGACTTACTCACCACAATGAAAAACGAATTAAAAAATAGGATGTGGGGAGATGCAGTTCGTTTGGATGTCCATTCCGGTGCGGGCCATATCAAGGAACTATTACGTGGACTTTTAGAGTTGGAAGAATACCAAGTTATGGAAATTCCCACCTTACTTAGTTTAAACGACATGATGTTCTTTCAAGGGTTGGAAAAAACTAGCCATTTAAAGTATTCTTATCCAGTTCCAAAGTCAGGATTTGCTGCCAAAAAAAGTGAATCTATCTTTTCTGAAATCCGAAAAAACGACCACCTGCTCCATCACCCTTACGAAAGTTTTAAATCCATCGAAGACATGTTAAAGATTGCAAGTCAAGATCCCAAAGTACTTGCGATCAAAATGACTTTGTACAGAACCTCGGGTGATTCTCCCATCATACAATTTTTAGGGGAAGCCGCAGAGAATGGTAAACAAGTTACCGTACTTGTGGAACTCAAAGCACGTTTTGATGAAGAAAGAAATATCCGTTGGGCAAAAAAATTAGAAGATAGTGGAGTCCATGTAGTTTATGGTGTGGTCGGCCTCAAAATCCACTGTAAGATGTTACTGATTGTACGCAGAGAAGATGACAAACTCAATCGTTATGTGCACTTAGGTACGGGAAATTATAACTCTACCACAGCAAGATTTTATACTGACTTAAGTTTATTCACAGCAAACCCTGAGATCACAGAGGATGTTGCGATTCTTTTTAATACCATCACAAGTTCCGGAAAAATGCCAAGGCTTTCAAAAATTTATGCGGCACCTACTTTTCTAAAAGAAGAGTTTCTCCACCTCATCCAAAGGGAAACAGACAATGCAAAAAACGGAAAACAAGCCCGTGTGATTTTTAAAATGAACTCTCTTGTGGATCCCGATGTGATTTTAAAACTGTATGAAGCCTCACAAGCTGGTGTAAAAATTGACCTTATCATTCGCGGGATTTGTTGTTTAAGGCCCGGAATTCCGGGGGTTTCTGATCGAATTAACGTACGCTCCATTGTGGGCCGGTATTTGGAACACTCTAGGATTTATAGTTTTGAAAATGGTGGAAAACCAGAAGTGTATTTGGCTTCCGCTGATTGTATGCCAAGAAATTTCCTTCGCCGAATCGAAGTTATGTTTCCTATCTTACAAGACAAACATAGGAAAAGAATCGGAAAAATCTTAGAACTTCTACTTCGAGACAACACACAAGCACGGGTTCTCGAATCGGATGGATCTTACACTCGTTTGGCACCAGGAGATGATGATCCTGCTGTGAACTCTCAAATTGACATGGTTGATATCTAAAGGATAAAAAAATGGATTTTACAAAAACAAAAACTGATTTAGGCCAACTCATTGGCGATAAAAAAGTCATTCAAAAAAATGATGGAACCATGGATGAGGCCTTATTCAATTCTTATGGAACTGATAGAACCAAAGTTTATCCACCCAACTACCAAGTCCTTGTCTTTCCTGAAACAACTGAAGATGTCGCAGCCATAGTTACCTATGCTTTTAATAATGATATTGCTGTAGTTCCGTCTGGTGGAAGAACCGGTTATGCAGGTGGGGCAGTTGCAAAAAACGGTGAGATCGTAATCTCATTGTCCAAAATGGACAAAGTAGTTGATTTCGATCCCTTTCTTGGCACCTTACATGTACAAGCGGGAATGATTACAAAAAATCTTCACAAAGAAGCAGAAGAACGTGGATTTTATTTTCCTGTAGATTTTGCTGCCACTGGATCTAGTCATATCGGTGGAAACATTGCAACCAATGCCGGCGGAGTTCGTGTCGTTCATTATGGACTAATCCGGGATTGGATTTTAGGCCTTACAGTTGTGAATGGGAAAGGCGAAGTTTACAGGTTTAATGGAGAAATTTTAAAAAACAATACAGGGTATGACCTCAAACACTTGTTTATTGGTTCTGAAGGAACGCTCGGAATCATCACAGAGGCAGTGGTAAAACTTACTAAACCACCAAAAGACATTCGTGTCATTTTCCTTGCTGTCCCTGAATATAAAAACATTTTAGAAATCTTTAGAGAAACACATAACTTTGATTTGCCACTACTTGCATTCGAATTTTTAACAGACTATTGTTTGGATAAAGTGAAAGAACACTTAGGAGTTCCTGATCCATTCCAAGCACCAAGCAAATATTATGTGCTTATGGAGTTTGAAGTCAGCGGTGAGTCGGATGAGGAAAAACTCTATTCCATATTAGAATCCATTACTGAAAAAGAATTGATCACCGATGGATCCATAGCCCAAAACTCGCGCCAAAACGAAACTTTTTGGAAATACCGAGAAGGAATATCCGAATCACTTTCTCTTGCCTATACAGTTCACAAAAACGATATCTCTCTTCCTCTTAGAAACATGGAAGCATTCTTAGATGAGATGACAACCTTACTCACCTCTAAATACCAAGGATTCCATATCGCTCTTTTTGGACATATTGGGGACGGGAATCTCCATCTAAACATTGTGAAACCAAAGGATCTACCGGACGCTGAATTTTTTGCTAAATGCAAACAGGTGGATCCTGAAATGTTCACTCTCATCCAAAAGTTCAAGGGTTCGATTTCCGCAGAACATGGAATTGGGTTATTGAAGAAGGATTATTTGAATTTTTCTCGTTCCCAATCCGAAATTGAGACCATGCGGGCCATCAAACTGGCATTTGACCCGAAAGGAATCCTAAATCCAGGAAAAGTGCTTTAATTCTGAACAAATGCAGATCCATCCGAAATTTCGGGTCGATCTGCCTATTCTATAGGCATTCTCTAAAAAAAATGCTAGATTTTAATCAGATCCCGTCTATACTGTAACTATGTTCAGGAAAGTGATAAAAATATTTGGGATATCCCTACTCACCCTCACCCTGGGCAGCGCTTTTCTTTCAGAAGAAAATGTACTCGTACGCACGCGTGGAACCAAATCCAGCCGTGTGGGTGGGAAGAGCCAGCTTTCAGGCCCTCTCTCCATTTCGATTAGCAAATCTTCTTCTGAAGAAACTTCAGGTACAAAAGATTTAGAAGATGTACTTACATGGAGTGGGAAAGGTCAGTCTTCGCAATTGACTTCTCCCCTAACACATAACAAAAACCTCCATTCGTCTTTTATTTCTGGGCTTCTCGCCTCTCGTTACCTGAATCTACCTCCACCCGTTTAACTCCTCTCTACCGCTTAAACCTGTGTCCCGTAAGGGACACAGGATGTTTTTATATTCTTAACATTTCCTATGATTTGTTTCTCATTTGCCAAAGACTCTTATGACTGTTCCGGGGAATTCCTGACTCTGGGCAGTCTTTTTTTTGGAAACACATACGTCCCATATCCTGTATTCTAATCAATTTGGTCAATGTTTAGGTTCAATTGGAAACATTAGAAGTATTTTAGAATTGAGTACCTAGATCAAAATGAATGAGTGGACATTATGACGGCAAACTGGTCGGCAAAACTGATAGCGTTCCTCTTAACGGTGACCATAGGTTTCCCATTAGATGCTACGTCAGATACAGTTTCCGATGCTCTGGAAGCAAATCTTCACCAGATTAAAAAATCTTATTCTGCAACTTTCGAAACACCAGAAACCACTGCAATTGATGATCCTAAACTTTCAGCAATGGACGATTCTGCTACGATCAGTCGTTCGAGAGCAGACTTTTTAGATTTTTTTAATGAAAGCAAATCGGATGTATTGTCCGAAGCGCTTTTAATTAGTTATGTTGATTTAATTTCAGAGGGAACTTATGTTCCTAATTTACTTTCCTCACTCCTTTTAAATATTCCTCCACCTCTCACTTTCGTTTAATCTACTTCGGCATTCGCTGAATTCAGAAGTATGTCCTCTCTCCAGTTGATAGAGCCATACCTATGGATTCAATACCTCTAAATCTTTGTATGTTTGGTAATTTATGAGTTTTTTTAACAGAATCGGTATCTACCTCTTTCTTGTGTTTTCAACCTCCTACCTATGGGGGGAGACTAGAGTAGCACAAGCAAGTGAAGCCTTAAAAAGGCAACTTTCAGATGAAAATCCAAGGTATTCCTTGGGCTCCAGTCTGTATCCTGATGACCAAAGGTTTGCCAAGGAAATTGATTTAGAGTCTGCAGAGACATTGTTGTGGAAAAACAACCTTTTACTCATCGCGTCTCGCTTTCAAATCGATGTTAAGAAAGCAGGGATTTTGCAAGCAGGACTCTATGCAAATCCTAACATTGCCATCGACCAAAGTATTTTTGCAGAACCAACGCAAAGATACTTTGATACAACAAGATCAGGCCAATCGGTAATCCAGATTCAACAAGTGTTCCTGCTTGGTGGTAAAATTGACAAACGTGTGAAAGTAGCAGAACTCAATGCCAAAATTTCGGAACAAGATTTTTATGACTTAGCTCGTGCCGTTATAACCAAACTAAGAAGAACTTTTTATACAGTTTATTTTTACAAAAAAGCAGTTGTCTTTTATGACCAAAGTATTGCATCGATTGAAAAAACGGTAGATTCCTCTGAACTTGCTTACAAAAGAAGAGCACTTCTTCAAGCAGAACATTTACGTTTAAAAGCCCTTTTATTCTTTTTGAAAAAAGAAAGAGAAGATTTGGCAATTAAAGTTTATGAAAAAGAAGCAGATCTAAAAGTTCTTTTGAATGATGATCAGTATCGTGATGCCCGAATCGAATTTAATCCAATCGTAAACGAAACTCAATTAGACCTGATCGTACCAAACCAAATACGATTAGAAGATTTAGTTGAAATTGCAAGGGAAAATAGACCTGATCTAAAAAAAGCACTCCAAACATTACGATTTGAAGAAGCAAATTTAGAACTTCAATATGCAAATGCTATTCCTGATTTGTCATTTGGTCCTGTTTATAACCGTGGTGGTACTGCTTTTCAGAACTATTGGGGAGTCACTGCACAATTAAGTGTTCCTCTCTTTGATAGAAACCAGGGAAACATTCAAGCGGCTGAAAAAGCCATTCTTGTCCGCAAACAAGAGTTAAAGAATAATATTCTCGAAGTAGAAAACGAAGTAGCCGTTGCCTATCAGTCGGCACGAATCAAAGACGCACTTTATAAACGTTTTAGTAACGCCTATATCAAAGATTACGGAAGTTTATCTTTAGATATGATCATGAGTTATGAGAAAAAATACATAACTATCTTAGAATTCGCAGACTTCTTTGAAACCTATCGTTCGAGTATAGTGGAGATGTTAAAACTCCAAACGGACCGAATGGAAGCGATTGAAAATGTAAACTACTCCGTGGGTAAAGGTATCTTTATCCCTAAATCTGAAAACCAAACCAATCCTAAATCTGAGGAATAAAATGTTAATCACCTTAAAATCTCTAAACCAAAAGGCAAAAATCCTCCTGATTTCAGGAGTGGCAGTTGTAATCATAGCAATCCTATTTATGATTTTTTCCAAACCAGCAAAACCTGCGCACAAACATCCTGAAAAAGCGGAAGTTTTTGACGGTGGCCTTCGCATCGTTTTTAAACCGGGTAGCCCGGGCCTCGAAATTGTAAAGTCGACTGTGATTGGTGGTGGCGGTGAGTTTGTAAGTTTGGAAGCACCAGCAAGACTCATTGCATCAACTTCTCCTTCAGTAAGTAACGGATCTCGAATCATTCTCTTCGAATCAGCAGAGTTAAATGACCTTTATGTAGGTTATATCCATGCAAAAAACAAACTGCATAGATCCAACAAAAACCTAAGTCGGATTAAAGATATGTTTGTTCACCGAGTTGCTACTGAAAAAGATTTAGTGGAATCGGAAACAGACTCTGGAAACGATGCGGCAGAACTTGCTGAATTTGAAGGGAAACTAAGAGCGCAAGGTTTAAACCCAAGTGAATTGAGTACTGCAGGAAGTTTAAAAGCTTGGATCATCACCGACGTTCCTGAATCACAAATCTCCACCTTACGAAAAGGTAAAAAAGTTAAAGTAGTATTCGCGTCTTTTCCTGATGAAGAATTTATAGGAACAGCTGAAGCAATCGGAGATAACGTAGATCCTCTTACAAGAACTGCAAAAATGAGAATCATCGTTGTTAACGATAAATACAGATTGAAACCAGGTATGTTTGGAGTTGTTAAATTCCCAGAACAAACAGGTGGAGACAGTGTTGTTCTTCCTTATACTGCAATCGTCACCGTTGAAGGTAAAAATTATGTGTTTGTTGAAGAACAGCCATTAAATTTCAAAAGGCGAGAAGTTGTATTAGGTATTTCAACAAAAGAAAGGGTAAATATTATCGAAGGTCTTACTCCTGGTGAGAAAGTAGCCATCCAAGGTTCCATTCTTTTGAAAGGTTTAAGTTTTGGATTTTAATATGAAAAAACTTATCTTTTTATTTATTACTGTTTTTTTACTCGGTCCATCTTTGTTCGCACAATCTTCACCTTATCCCAAAGATAAAGAGGGAAATGAAATCAAACCGGAATGGACACCAACTAAATCAGATCAGTCTGCGTTTGGGGAAGATGAAAAACTTAAAGCAGATAGCTTAGATGCCAAAAGGCTTCCTAAATCGACAAATTTCTGGGTTTATGGAGCATCCATTGGTTCTCCAGCAAGCTTAAATTTCAATTTAGGATATTACTTCAAAGATGTCGTATTACGAGGATCAGGTGGAGCATGGGGACCTCATTGGTATGGTGGTCAGGTAGACTTAGGATATACTTTTTGGAAAACTCCTGTCATTGCACACAGTATTTCCATTGTCGGTGGATATTTTGAAGTGAATCCATTTGCACCTGAAGTGGGACGTGGAGGACAATCTTCGTATCCAACAGGACTCAATATTCCTGGATATAACCGAAGAGATCCTTCTCAGGAAGACTTACTCATCAGGTCTTACGTAAACTCCATTGATAGTAATGTGGGAGCTTATTTAGAATACGAAAGCAGAGAAAGACAAAGAGTTCATCTTTCACAAAGATATATAGGTCTGACATACGACTTCCTACTTGGAAATTTCTTTTTGCAAGTAGGTGGTGGGGTTGGACAAGGCGACTACAAAAACCCTCAGTTATTACTTCAGATGGGTTACCTCTTCAATACGAGGGAATATCATGATTAAAGATTTTATAGAAAAAGCACTTAAAAACCGTGTTACTACTCTCGTTGCGGCAGCAGTTGCCGTACTTTTTGGACTTTGGGCTTGGATTGACATTCGTAAAGAAGCTTATTCCGACATTGCAGATACACAAGTTCGTCTCATTGCAAAATTCCCTGGGAAAGCGGCAGTAGAAGTAGAAGAACGAGTCACTCTTCCCATTGAACGCGTATTAAATGCGATTCCAAAAGTTGCGGTGCGAAGGTCCAGAACCATCAATGGATTAGTTGTATTTCAATTTGTTTTTGAAGATGGAACAGATGATTATTTTGCTCGGATGCGACTAATGGAACGTGTGGCCGATGCAGACATTCCTGAAGATGTACACCCAGCGCTTGGACCAATGAGTTCACCTGTCGGTGAGATCTATCGTTATGTAGTAGAATCTTCAGAAAACCATACTCCAATGGAACTTCGAACCATCCAAGATTGGATTGTGATGCCGAAAATGTTACAAATTCCGGGTATCGCCGATGTTGTAACATTTGGTGGACTTCCGAAACAATACCATGTGGTGACTTCACCAGATAAGTTAATCCGTTTCAAATTGACCATTGGTGATGTAATTAAAGCCATCCAAGAGAACAATTTAAACACAGGGGGAAACTTACTCCTGCAAGGTGAGCAAGGTTTCCCGATTCGTTCTCTTGGTGCCATCAGAGATCCTAAACACATTGAAAACATTGTTGTTAAAACAGTAAATGGTGTTCCTGTTTTTATTCGGGATTTAGGTTCTGTTGAAATATCTCACCCTATTCCCAGTGGTGTATTAGGGTATACCATCCAAAATGATGACGAAGGTCTGATTGATGTTGATTCGTCAGTGCAAGGTTTGGTGGCCATGCGTCGTTGGGGAGATCCTAACGAAATGGGAGAAAGGATTCGTGAAAAAGTCAAAGAAATTAACGAAAACTATCTTCCTAAAGGTGTTCAACTACGAAATACTTATGATAGAACGGATTTAGTAAACTATACTCTTCGCACGATAGGTAAAACATTAGTCGAAGGTGTCGTTGTAGTTAGTTTAGTTTTGATTTTCTTTATCGGAAGTGTACGCGCATCACTTGTAGTGGTAGCAACTATTCCGTTTGCTATGTTGTTTGCATTCTTACTGATGAACATGACTGGGATACCAGCAAGTTTACTTTCGCTAGGTGCAATCGACTTTGGTATCATTGTGGATGGTGCCGTAATCATGGTGGAAAATATCATGAGGCGATACCGTGATGCGACACCAGAAGAAAAATCTCACGGTATCTTAGCATTCACAAGGGATGCAGCATCGGAAGTGGGAACAGAAATCTTATTTTCGATTTTAATTATCATTTTAGCTTATTTACCTATTTTCTCATTTGAAAGGATTGAAGGTCGTTTGTTTAAACCGATGGCCTTTACTATTTCCTTTGCGATCTTAGGTGCCTTAATTTTTGCGATGGCAGTGATTCCTGTACTCATGTCCATCATTTACAAAACTTATTTTGAATCAAAAAACCCGGGTCCCATTGAATGGCACAACCCAGTATATGATTGGATTGAGGTTCGTTACAAACGTATTATCGAGTTCATAGTAAATCGTTCCAAAAAAGCTGTGAAATATACTTTCAGTGTGGTTACAATATTTTTGGCAATTGGTATGTTTTCTCTTGGAACGGAATTCTTACCAGAGATGGACGAAGGTGGATTTAATATTCGTATTTTCTTTCCAGTCGGAATTTCATTACCGGAAGCAAGAAAGTTTATGCCAAAAATCCGTCAGACCGTTTATAAAAATGAACAAGTAAGTGTCGTTATCTCACAGTTAGGACGAAACGATGATGGAACTGATCCACTACCACCGAATCGTTTGGAAGTCCTCATTGGTTTAAAAGATTATAATAAGTGGAACGAAAAGATCACCAAACAAGAATTACTCTTTAGGATGCGAAATGATTTAGAAGCAACACTACCTGGTGCCAGAGTCAGTTTTTCGCAACCGATTATGGACAACCTTTCTGAAGCCATTATGGGTACCATTGCGGATTTGGCTGTATTTGTTTCCGGGAATGATTTAAAAATCATGCGTGGGATAGGAAACCAAGTCCTTGAAGAAATTAAGGAAATGAAAGGGGCTAGTGAATTTGGTATTGAACAAGAAGCAGAAAGCCCACAGCTAACAATCAATATCAATAGGGAAGCTGCTGCACGA
The genomic region above belongs to Leptospira terpstrae serovar Hualin str. LT 11-33 = ATCC 700639 and contains:
- the ppk1 gene encoding polyphosphate kinase 1, yielding MSSNSTKGLGIYRIFSFPNPRIMTASPTEKIELGNQNIFFDRELSWVDFNHRVLEESFDKENPLLERLKFLCITESNLDEFFMVRVAGLVNLKNAGIEERSLNGKRTSETVAELYTKVGQFVKRQYESLDDILIELKENKIVVVQDPSELAGDDIQFVKNYYKREVSSILTPLAIDPSHPFPHILNRTLNLGITLYSDDDKNKAKELFAIVQVPSVLPRFLQLPPNKETDVRRYFPLEEIIKLHLGDLFYGMNVKQIHTFKIVRDADISINEEQNIGDLLTTMKNELKNRMWGDAVRLDVHSGAGHIKELLRGLLELEEYQVMEIPTLLSLNDMMFFQGLEKTSHLKYSYPVPKSGFAAKKSESIFSEIRKNDHLLHHPYESFKSIEDMLKIASQDPKVLAIKMTLYRTSGDSPIIQFLGEAAENGKQVTVLVELKARFDEERNIRWAKKLEDSGVHVVYGVVGLKIHCKMLLIVRREDDKLNRYVHLGTGNYNSTTARFYTDLSLFTANPEITEDVAILFNTITSSGKMPRLSKIYAAPTFLKEEFLHLIQRETDNAKNGKQARVIFKMNSLVDPDVILKLYEASQAGVKIDLIIRGICCLRPGIPGVSDRINVRSIVGRYLEHSRIYSFENGGKPEVYLASADCMPRNFLRRIEVMFPILQDKHRKRIGKILELLLRDNTQARVLESDGSYTRLAPGDDDPAVNSQIDMVDI
- a CDS encoding FAD-binding oxidoreductase, which translates into the protein MDFTKTKTDLGQLIGDKKVIQKNDGTMDEALFNSYGTDRTKVYPPNYQVLVFPETTEDVAAIVTYAFNNDIAVVPSGGRTGYAGGAVAKNGEIVISLSKMDKVVDFDPFLGTLHVQAGMITKNLHKEAEERGFYFPVDFAATGSSHIGGNIATNAGGVRVVHYGLIRDWILGLTVVNGKGEVYRFNGEILKNNTGYDLKHLFIGSEGTLGIITEAVVKLTKPPKDIRVIFLAVPEYKNILEIFRETHNFDLPLLAFEFLTDYCLDKVKEHLGVPDPFQAPSKYYVLMEFEVSGESDEEKLYSILESITEKELITDGSIAQNSRQNETFWKYREGISESLSLAYTVHKNDISLPLRNMEAFLDEMTTLLTSKYQGFHIALFGHIGDGNLHLNIVKPKDLPDAEFFAKCKQVDPEMFTLIQKFKGSISAEHGIGLLKKDYLNFSRSQSEIETMRAIKLAFDPKGILNPGKVL
- a CDS encoding efflux RND transporter permease subunit: MIKDFIEKALKNRVTTLVAAAVAVLFGLWAWIDIRKEAYSDIADTQVRLIAKFPGKAAVEVEERVTLPIERVLNAIPKVAVRRSRTINGLVVFQFVFEDGTDDYFARMRLMERVADADIPEDVHPALGPMSSPVGEIYRYVVESSENHTPMELRTIQDWIVMPKMLQIPGIADVVTFGGLPKQYHVVTSPDKLIRFKLTIGDVIKAIQENNLNTGGNLLLQGEQGFPIRSLGAIRDPKHIENIVVKTVNGVPVFIRDLGSVEISHPIPSGVLGYTIQNDDEGLIDVDSSVQGLVAMRRWGDPNEMGERIREKVKEINENYLPKGVQLRNTYDRTDLVNYTLRTIGKTLVEGVVVVSLVLIFFIGSVRASLVVVATIPFAMLFAFLLMNMTGIPASLLSLGAIDFGIIVDGAVIMVENIMRRYRDATPEEKSHGILAFTRDAASEVGTEILFSILIIILAYLPIFSFERIEGRLFKPMAFTISFAILGALIFAMAVIPVLMSIIYKTYFESKNPGPIEWHNPVYDWIEVRYKRIIEFIVNRSKKAVKYTFSVVTIFLAIGMFSLGTEFLPEMDEGGFNIRIFFPVGISLPEARKFMPKIRQTVYKNEQVSVVISQLGRNDDGTDPLPPNRLEVLIGLKDYNKWNEKITKQELLFRMRNDLEATLPGARVSFSQPIMDNLSEAIMGTIADLAVFVSGNDLKIMRGIGNQVLEEIKEMKGASEFGIEQEAESPQLTININREAAARFGINVIDIQQMIEAAIGMQRVSTLYEGPSDIPPKTPARFGIVVRFSKDYRASKQAIENMPIISPKGERIPLSQLADIEVIDGPTMIFRQEGRRVVTVRTNIRGRDQGGFVSELQKRVKKKIKLPDGYEIRFGGQYENLSRVGKKLALVIPITILIIFGVLYMLYRNLKYVYVALACIPLSLLGGIYALLMRGYYFNVSGGVGFISLFGIATMAGVLFVSRTNHLLIEEPDITTKAAVKKAAVIQLRPMLMTMLLALLGLIPATLGTGVGSDVQRPLATVIVGGLFSAMCLVLTILPSLYLVVVGERKPDAKELEEMSHKKHIPFLDFVNELSEEPLEEEDEEGEAPRKKKKPAKKKKKT
- the fliD gene encoding flagellar filament capping protein FliD; translated protein: MPAYTMPGLMTGQNTNDIVKKLVELERRPIKRWETENEYSKAQMQIWGEVKNLTTNLQTKTRALVSFTAPFATKSVSSSEEGVITGEASRAAKSGNRALEITEMASKHQLSGVAIDTDIRLPEGNFTIYSGKSKETVTFPGGGLPELTNAIKNMAGGLAETSIIKIDKDSSILTVTSVKTGKKNELQFSDPNGILKLAGLVGENKAGLENTNQLLSLDILKSKVWEPTKFKKSETETEKLVQTEEGISIKADTSFSIPIAVTEIKERAFVEIEVVGEAPAVMELGIGFEKEGSVRNKFLPITKTESKYIFPAGDYASDKNLTTIILSNAATTPVLIKSVTLVTPPPPGTAEPLKVLQEGKDLKIKIDGVEITRETNDAIADVLEGISFNVHKVTEKPVSLKIHVDHAKGSALIKEWVDAYNELMKFSKEVTSVEKNGKISDKKESDDSKAADISRDFWDNKSKSGILAGENSIQRLIASLKTTANSYYPAPKDNGFKVLTDIGISTGAVGSNWEKIQDGLLQIDQERLVSVLSENPDGVRDLFASDPNNDAKMEEGVGIRLLEILRPYNQYASGIVTSKVKLLEETVAGNNKKIKEHESHLISFEAKLKQRFLYMEQGVGKNKSVGNYLQNNMFRGNGGE
- a CDS encoding efflux RND transporter periplasmic adaptor subunit; the encoded protein is MLITLKSLNQKAKILLISGVAVVIIAILFMIFSKPAKPAHKHPEKAEVFDGGLRIVFKPGSPGLEIVKSTVIGGGGEFVSLEAPARLIASTSPSVSNGSRIILFESAELNDLYVGYIHAKNKLHRSNKNLSRIKDMFVHRVATEKDLVESETDSGNDAAELAEFEGKLRAQGLNPSELSTAGSLKAWIITDVPESQISTLRKGKKVKVVFASFPDEEFIGTAEAIGDNVDPLTRTAKMRIIVVNDKYRLKPGMFGVVKFPEQTGGDSVVLPYTAIVTVEGKNYVFVEEQPLNFKRREVVLGISTKERVNIIEGLTPGEKVAIQGSILLKGLSFGF
- a CDS encoding TolC family protein — its product is MSFFNRIGIYLFLVFSTSYLWGETRVAQASEALKRQLSDENPRYSLGSSLYPDDQRFAKEIDLESAETLLWKNNLLLIASRFQIDVKKAGILQAGLYANPNIAIDQSIFAEPTQRYFDTTRSGQSVIQIQQVFLLGGKIDKRVKVAELNAKISEQDFYDLARAVITKLRRTFYTVYFYKKAVVFYDQSIASIEKTVDSSELAYKRRALLQAEHLRLKALLFFLKKEREDLAIKVYEKEADLKVLLNDDQYRDARIEFNPIVNETQLDLIVPNQIRLEDLVEIARENRPDLKKALQTLRFEEANLELQYANAIPDLSFGPVYNRGGTAFQNYWGVTAQLSVPLFDRNQGNIQAAEKAILVRKQELKNNILEVENEVAVAYQSARIKDALYKRFSNAYIKDYGSLSLDMIMSYEKKYITILEFADFFETYRSSIVEMLKLQTDRMEAIENVNYSVGKGIFIPKSENQTNPKSEE